A window of the Capra hircus breed San Clemente unplaced genomic scaffold, ASM170441v1, whole genome shotgun sequence genome harbors these coding sequences:
- the LOC108635241 gene encoding proline-rich protein 2-like, whose amino-acid sequence MGPDRTRAHLAPGSPLLFGSAPTMRHRPPAQFGPVRPGPALPLCPAPPARPRPSSSSRALRSARPRPPAPVRIAPPLLPEPRYPVLPAPPFPSAPPLPLGPLPPARPHPPPFGPPAPPLGHASLGHASPAPPCPPDPPAPPPARPVPPGWSLSPVQPGAARPAPLGGVFTPGACVASGRAQVRLGMLGPRNRPAGEAGCGRLRGRVPAGCSLGSGGRGGRGDPVSVTAPPSGTGDRRTRLGAVPRYPRPAPGRCGRGGPRWRPEGG is encoded by the coding sequence ATGGGGCCGGACCGGACCCGCGCTCACCTGGCGCCTGGCTCGCCCCTGCTGTTCGGCTCCGCCCCAACCATGCGGCACCGCCCTCCGGCCCAGTTCGGTCCGGTTCGGCCGGGCCCGGCCCTccccctctgcccagcccctcccGCTCGACCCCGGCCCTCCAGCTCGAGCCGAGCCCTTCGGTcggcccggccccgccctccGGCCCCGGTCCGAATCGCCCCGCCCCTCCTGCCCGAGCCCCGCTATCCTGTCCTGCCCGCCCCGCCCTTCCCGTCTGCCCCGCCCCTGCCGCTTGGCCCGCTACCTCCCGCTCGGCCCCACCCTCCCCCTTTcggcccccccgcccctcccctagGCCACGCCTCGCTAGGCCACGCCTCTCCCGCTCCGCCTTGCCCTCCGgacccgcccgccccgccccccgctcgGCCCGTCCCTCCCGGTTGGTCCCTCTCTCCGGTCCAGCCGGGTGCGGCCCGGCCCGCCCCTCTCGGCGGGGTATTTACGCCCGGCGCCTGCGTCGCCTCGGGCCGCGCTCAGGTACGTTTGGGGATGCTGGGGCCGCGGAACCGGCCTGCGGGCGAGGCGGGCTGCGGGCGGCTGCGGGGGCGCGTGCCGGCTGGGTGTTCTTTAGGATCAGGCGGCCGCGGCGGACGTGGTGACCCGGTGAGTGTGACGGCGCCGCCGTCCGGGACCGGGGACCGGAGGACCCGCCTGGGGGCGGTGCCCAGATACCCTCGGCCAGCGCCTGGGCGTTGCGGACGCGGGGGACCGAGGTGGAGGCCGGAAGGCGGATAG